A single genomic interval of Spirosoma linguale DSM 74 harbors:
- a CDS encoding nb031; nematoblast specific protein (KEGG: nb031; nematoblast specific protein): MIALHWLQLGCLLLTTVGPATTRPHHEPNEVRVPIGGNSWVTNSSASAATISKEGLTNWSSQASTVDTYVRIARTGTLHLSINLRVPAGKSRLRITLLGKSKDIDVQGNTFMDYPLGQWTVPKAGYMKLTLQGISKTGATYADVTDFGISGPAVDEQTAFVRNNEGNFFYWGRRGPSVHLRYPIPEGVDAEWFYNEITVPKGNDIIGSYYMANGFGEGYFGMQVNSSTERRILFSVWSPFQTDNPSQIPADQKIRLDRKGEQVVTNEFGNEGSGGQSFLRYNWVAGQTYRFLLHGKPDTGGYTAYTAYFMPANGARWQLIASFKRPKTTTYLKSLYSFLENFTPETGNVQRGGEFSNQWIRSKEGNWQELTQAQFTGDNTAKKAYRMDFAGGLAQNQRFFLRNCGFFDTYTPLKTDYTRPAQHQAPTIALDQLP; the protein is encoded by the coding sequence ATGATCGCACTCCATTGGCTACAACTGGGCTGTTTGCTTCTGACAACGGTTGGCCCCGCCACCACCCGCCCTCATCATGAACCGAACGAAGTACGGGTTCCGATTGGCGGCAATAGCTGGGTGACCAACTCATCAGCGTCGGCGGCTACTATCTCCAAAGAAGGCCTGACAAACTGGTCGAGCCAGGCCAGTACAGTCGATACCTACGTGCGGATTGCCCGAACGGGCACGCTGCACCTGTCCATCAACCTGCGTGTTCCCGCAGGTAAGAGCCGACTGCGGATTACCTTGCTGGGAAAGTCGAAGGACATTGATGTTCAGGGCAACACGTTTATGGATTACCCGCTTGGCCAGTGGACCGTTCCGAAAGCGGGTTATATGAAACTGACATTGCAGGGCATCAGCAAAACGGGCGCAACCTACGCCGACGTAACCGATTTTGGTATCAGTGGCCCAGCCGTCGATGAACAAACGGCTTTTGTACGCAACAACGAAGGCAATTTTTTCTATTGGGGTCGGCGCGGACCGTCGGTTCATTTACGTTACCCGATCCCGGAGGGCGTCGACGCCGAATGGTTTTATAATGAGATAACCGTTCCCAAAGGCAATGATATCATTGGGTCGTATTACATGGCTAACGGCTTTGGCGAAGGGTATTTTGGGATGCAGGTCAACTCATCCACCGAACGCCGAATCCTGTTTTCGGTCTGGAGTCCGTTTCAGACCGATAACCCCAGCCAGATTCCGGCCGACCAGAAAATCCGGCTGGATCGCAAGGGCGAGCAGGTAGTCACGAATGAGTTCGGCAATGAAGGCTCCGGCGGACAAAGCTTCCTGCGCTATAACTGGGTAGCCGGACAAACTTACAGGTTTCTGCTGCATGGCAAACCCGATACGGGCGGTTACACAGCCTATACCGCCTATTTTATGCCAGCGAATGGCGCTCGCTGGCAACTGATCGCCAGTTTTAAACGACCTAAAACGACAACCTATCTTAAGTCACTCTATTCCTTTCTGGAAAATTTCACGCCCGAAACGGGCAACGTGCAGCGGGGGGGCGAATTCTCAAACCAATGGATCAGGAGCAAAGAAGGAAACTGGCAGGAGCTAACGCAGGCGCAGTTCACGGGCGACAACACAGCGAAGAAAGCGTACCGGATGGACTTTGCCGGTGGACTTGCTCAGAATCAGCGTTTTTTTCTGCGTAACTGCGGCTTCTTCGATACGTACACGCCCCTTAAAACGGACTATACGAGACCAGCTCAACATCAGGCACCGACGATAGCGCTGGACCAACTCCCCTAA
- a CDS encoding RagB/SusD domain protein (PFAM: RagB/SusD domain protein~KEGG: mxa:MXAN_4747 putative lipoprotein): MKSYFSRFTLLGLLVLAGACSIEKAPYNGLAEDAILQNAQGLRAATDGNYTFIKDSDYTRNLYIMNEYPGDNITLSGTTTDPLFLTYTYRHTSDQANALAIYRKGYQVIVGCNKVIAAIKEGTSPELDQILGENLFLRAMVHFDLVRLFGRPYTQSPETNLGIVIKTDAKSDDNASRNTVKEVYTFVLSELQRAAKLMASFRTSSYASPASANALLSRVYLYMNDNVNAIKYADLVIADSRFALATPTQVPDFYTLENEQNREVIFAIKHTLKDDRTWSAIGSMYYTSPGGVGWGEVYASQEYQDLVNKYPNDKRRSFLVRKLTSQGLQEKRNGIDKVYITKFSNQGGIPTLSSPIVLRLAEMYLNRAEAYAKQGDAAKALSDVNLIRQRAGLTGTELYTAADLKGLPTVLDAVLQERRLELAFEGHRPYDLFRNNRSLVRSYPGFHNTQNGQQTVLPDDKQVVNLIPESEIVLNKNLRQNPL; encoded by the coding sequence ATGAAATCTTATTTTTCTCGTTTTACGCTGCTGGGCCTGCTCGTGCTGGCGGGGGCCTGCAGCATCGAAAAAGCGCCCTATAACGGCCTCGCCGAAGATGCCATTCTGCAAAATGCACAGGGCCTCCGGGCCGCTACGGATGGCAATTACACGTTCATTAAAGATTCGGATTACACCCGTAATCTGTACATCATGAACGAGTATCCGGGCGATAACATCACCCTCAGCGGCACCACCACCGACCCGCTTTTTTTAACCTACACCTACCGCCACACCTCCGACCAAGCCAATGCGCTGGCCATTTACCGAAAGGGCTATCAGGTTATTGTGGGCTGTAATAAAGTGATTGCCGCGATCAAGGAAGGCACCTCACCGGAACTCGACCAAATTCTGGGCGAGAACCTGTTTCTGCGCGCTATGGTGCATTTTGACCTGGTTCGGCTGTTTGGCCGCCCGTACACCCAAAGTCCGGAAACGAACCTCGGCATCGTTATCAAAACCGATGCCAAATCCGACGACAACGCCAGCCGCAATACGGTAAAAGAAGTGTATACGTTCGTGCTCAGTGAGCTTCAGCGGGCGGCCAAACTCATGGCCTCCTTCCGCACGAGCAGCTACGCCAGTCCGGCATCGGCCAATGCGCTGCTGTCGCGGGTGTACCTGTACATGAACGACAATGTCAACGCCATCAAGTACGCTGATCTGGTCATTGCCGATAGCCGGTTTGCACTGGCAACACCCACGCAGGTACCGGATTTCTACACGCTGGAAAACGAGCAGAACCGCGAGGTCATCTTCGCGATCAAGCATACGCTGAAAGATGACCGCACCTGGAGCGCCATTGGCTCCATGTATTACACGTCGCCGGGGGGCGTTGGCTGGGGCGAAGTATATGCCTCGCAGGAATACCAGGATTTGGTCAACAAATACCCCAACGACAAGCGCCGGTCGTTTCTGGTCAGGAAGCTGACGAGTCAGGGACTTCAGGAAAAACGGAACGGTATCGACAAAGTGTACATTACCAAGTTTTCCAATCAGGGCGGCATCCCTACGCTGAGTTCGCCCATTGTGCTGCGGCTGGCGGAGATGTACCTGAACCGGGCCGAGGCCTACGCCAAACAGGGCGATGCCGCCAAAGCCCTCAGTGATGTCAACCTGATTCGCCAGCGGGCGGGCCTGACCGGCACTGAACTCTATACTGCTGCCGATCTGAAAGGCTTACCAACGGTGCTGGATGCGGTACTTCAGGAACGTCGGCTGGAGCTGGCTTTCGAGGGGCATCGACCGTACGACCTGTTCCGGAACAACCGGAGTCTCGTTCGCAGCTATCCGGGCTTTCACAACACCCAGAACGGGCAACAGACCGTTTTGCCGGACGATAAGCAGGTGGTCAACCTGATTCCGGAATCGGAGATCGTACTGAACAAAAACCTTCGGCAAAATCCGTTGTAA